One part of the Candidatus Defluviilinea gracilis genome encodes these proteins:
- a CDS encoding aminotransferase class I/II-fold pyridoxal phosphate-dependent enzyme — protein MNLSPFKLERYFAKYEFNTEFLLCSSDCEAMPIADLLAMEAGAAEKFQQTWLGYTESLGHPALRKEIAKIYETIQPEEILVHTGAGEAIFLFMLAALKENDHIIVHAPHYQSLSEVAKGMGCMVSPWRAREENNWSLDLDELRHLVRSSTKAIVINTPHNPTGYLMSKSDFEAVNRFAQEKNLLLFSDEVYRESEYDPSLRLPAGADMGAHAVSLGVTSKTYGLAGLRIGWIAAKNKSIYEKMAGLKDYTTICNSAPSEFLAEVALRNRQKLVARNVGIIKSNLEIVDDLFARHSNLFAWVRPAAGSMGFPKLLTGNTEDFCDTLVKQAGVLLLPGSAYDDSKNHFRIGLGRKNLPQAVERLDQFLNNN, from the coding sequence ATGAATCTTTCCCCTTTCAAACTCGAACGTTATTTCGCCAAGTACGAATTCAATACGGAATTTTTACTTTGTTCATCGGACTGCGAAGCCATGCCCATCGCGGATTTGCTTGCCATGGAAGCAGGCGCGGCGGAAAAATTTCAACAAACATGGCTGGGATACACCGAGTCGCTTGGGCATCCTGCTTTGCGAAAAGAGATCGCTAAAATTTACGAAACGATCCAGCCCGAAGAAATTTTGGTTCACACCGGCGCGGGCGAGGCGATCTTCCTGTTCATGCTTGCCGCGTTGAAAGAGAACGACCACATCATCGTCCATGCGCCGCATTATCAATCGCTGAGCGAAGTGGCAAAAGGGATGGGGTGCATGGTCAGCCCATGGCGGGCGCGCGAGGAAAATAACTGGTCGCTGGACCTGGACGAACTGCGTCATCTCGTCCGCTCTTCGACGAAGGCGATCGTCATCAACACGCCGCACAACCCGACGGGTTATCTCATGTCGAAGTCGGATTTTGAAGCGGTGAACAGATTCGCGCAGGAAAAGAATCTGCTATTGTTCAGCGACGAGGTCTACCGCGAATCGGAATACGACCCGTCGCTTCGACTCCCTGCCGGCGCGGACATGGGCGCGCACGCCGTCTCGCTGGGCGTCACGTCCAAAACCTACGGCTTGGCTGGCTTGCGGATCGGCTGGATCGCGGCGAAGAACAAGTCAATTTACGAAAAAATGGCTGGGCTGAAAGATTACACCACCATCTGCAACTCCGCGCCGAGCGAATTTCTTGCCGAGGTCGCGCTGCGGAATCGCCAAAAACTCGTTGCGCGGAATGTCGGCATCATCAAAAGCAATCTCGAGATCGTTGACGATCTTTTTGCTCGTCATTCAAATCTGTTTGCATGGGTTCGTCCCGCCGCTGGCTCAATGGGATTCCCGAAACTGTTGACGGGCAACACAGAAGATTTTTGCGATACTCTGGTGAAACAAGCCGGCGTTCTCCTCCTGCCCGGCTCAGCCTACGACGACTCAAAAAACCACTTCCGCATCGGGCTGGGACGAAAAAACCTCCCGCAAGCAGTGGAGCGGCTGGATCAATTCTTGAACAACAATTAA
- a CDS encoding SDR family oxidoreductase — MEKLALVTGGAHRLGKSFVLTLARLGYDIVLHYHSAVEEAIQTQGMLESLNVRVTLAPADLTDPQQIQSLVSSLQSLNILVNSAAFMPSGNVESLSLETWDSTLDLNLRAPFLLAQECAKKMTDGGLIVNITDVGAQKAWSRYPSYTVSKAALESLTKILARALAPKIRVNAIAPGFVLQSDIVSADVWEKLISRVPLKRPARTEEVASALEFLVKNEYITGQTIVVDGGYSLV, encoded by the coding sequence ATGGAAAAACTTGCACTCGTCACCGGCGGCGCGCATCGTTTGGGGAAATCCTTCGTGCTGACTCTTGCCCGCCTCGGATACGACATCGTCCTTCATTATCATTCGGCTGTGGAGGAAGCGATTCAAACGCAGGGGATGCTTGAGTCGCTCAACGTCCGCGTTACCCTAGCCCCAGCCGACCTCACCGACCCTCAACAAATTCAATCTCTAGTCTCTAGTCTCCAATCTCTGAATATTCTCGTCAACTCCGCCGCCTTCATGCCCAGCGGAAATGTCGAATCGCTTTCGCTCGAAACCTGGGACTCGACTCTCGACCTCAATCTCCGCGCTCCGTTTTTGCTCGCGCAAGAGTGCGCTAAAAAAATGACCGATGGCGGTCTCATCGTCAACATCACGGATGTGGGCGCGCAAAAAGCGTGGAGCCGGTATCCATCGTACACCGTTAGCAAAGCCGCGCTTGAATCGTTGACCAAAATTCTTGCGCGCGCGCTCGCGCCGAAGATTCGCGTCAACGCCATTGCGCCAGGCTTCGTCCTGCAATCGGACATTGTTTCTGCCGACGTGTGGGAAAAGTTAATCAGCCGAGTCCCGCTCAAACGTCCCGCAAGAACCGAAGAAGTTGCATCCGCTCTCGAATTTTTAGTCAAGAACGAGTATATTACCGGTCAGACCATTGTTGTGGATGGTGGTTATTCGTTGGTGTGA
- a CDS encoding cation:proton antiporter: MIELFNKPVGFFLLIMTIILVTPLLSERVRLPGIVGIILGGMLIGPHGLGLIEDGDRMQFLSTIGLVYLMFSAGLEVDINTFMRVRGRAVVFGVITFIFPQLMGMGLGYLLGLNWLGMILLGSAFASHTLIAFPILTRLGVTRNEAVAVTAGATVLTDIGAFIVLAIVLGASNGGITVGYFIELFILLAIFAALIIFGLPRLSKFFLQRFSERAVEFQFIIVALFVAAFGAELIGVHEVVGAFLAGLAVNATLPRHSSVTGHVLFMGESFFIPVFLLYSGMITDPLSFLDDSKTIVVALGVTIVAYVSKFLAAWLTARIFKYTKAEFWTAYGLSHAQAAVTIPTLVIGLQTQLFDSTLFNAAILMILLTSITSPLLVQRFAPGLQTDSADDQPSPLFGRILVPVSNPKTEGQLVGLATLLAKVHDGKVIAVSVAKDRGAQENSLMLHREMLGRVHDALQDPESEIELIPRLAATHAQGILYTASEQNASLIVMGWRGKRTLRESLLGSVLDEVVWGSDAPVIVGKLPMPLNGTQRVAFVLPRKSIPHIALRRMIEANLLIAQALNVPLIIRADASYLQSIEALRVAMETDYPVSVEPLKDQLKPAALEQESVSSFIVVPGFGSRKRVADTLGNLPEQLAASFEGNLAILHFDR, translated from the coding sequence ATGATCGAACTATTCAACAAGCCCGTAGGATTCTTCCTCCTCATCATGACGATCATCCTCGTCACGCCTCTGCTTTCAGAGCGCGTGCGTTTGCCGGGCATCGTCGGCATCATCCTCGGCGGGATGCTCATCGGTCCCCACGGACTTGGACTCATCGAAGACGGCGACCGAATGCAATTCCTGTCCACGATCGGGCTGGTGTACTTGATGTTCAGCGCGGGACTGGAAGTGGACATCAACACCTTCATGCGCGTGCGCGGACGCGCGGTCGTGTTTGGCGTCATCACTTTTATATTTCCGCAACTGATGGGCATGGGGCTGGGATATTTGCTCGGCTTGAACTGGCTCGGCATGATCCTGCTCGGCTCAGCGTTTGCCTCGCACACGCTGATCGCGTTTCCCATCCTCACGCGCCTCGGCGTGACGCGCAACGAAGCCGTGGCAGTGACGGCAGGCGCGACCGTCCTCACCGACATCGGCGCGTTCATCGTGCTGGCAATTGTGTTGGGCGCGTCGAACGGCGGCATCACGGTCGGTTACTTCATCGAGTTATTCATCCTGCTTGCCATCTTCGCCGCGCTCATCATTTTCGGTTTGCCGCGCTTGAGCAAATTTTTCCTCCAACGTTTCAGCGAACGCGCGGTTGAATTTCAATTCATCATCGTCGCGTTGTTCGTCGCCGCGTTCGGCGCGGAACTCATCGGCGTGCATGAAGTCGTCGGCGCGTTTCTCGCGGGGCTGGCGGTCAACGCCACATTGCCGCGCCATAGTTCCGTCACGGGGCATGTGCTGTTCATGGGCGAATCATTTTTCATCCCCGTGTTCCTTTTGTACAGCGGCATGATCACCGATCCGCTTTCGTTCCTCGACGACTCAAAAACCATCGTCGTCGCGCTCGGCGTCACGATCGTCGCATACGTTTCAAAATTTCTCGCGGCATGGCTCACCGCGCGAATTTTCAAATACACCAAAGCCGAATTCTGGACGGCATACGGACTCTCGCACGCGCAAGCCGCCGTCACCATCCCGACTCTCGTCATCGGTCTGCAAACGCAACTCTTCGACTCGACTCTCTTCAACGCCGCCATCTTGATGATTCTCCTCACCTCGATCACCTCGCCGCTCCTTGTGCAACGCTTCGCTCCGGGACTTCAAACTGATTCGGCTGACGACCAGCCTTCGCCCCTCTTCGGGCGGATTCTCGTTCCCGTCAGTAATCCCAAAACGGAGGGGCAGTTGGTCGGGTTGGCGACATTGTTGGCAAAAGTCCACGATGGGAAAGTGATCGCCGTCAGCGTGGCGAAAGACCGCGGCGCGCAGGAAAATAGTTTGATGCTTCACCGCGAAATGCTCGGGCGCGTCCACGATGCGTTGCAAGATCCCGAAAGCGAGATCGAGTTGATTCCGCGTCTCGCCGCCACGCACGCGCAGGGAATCTTATACACCGCGTCCGAACAGAACGCCTCGCTCATCGTCATGGGCTGGCGCGGCAAACGGACTCTGCGCGAATCGCTCCTCGGCTCCGTCTTGGATGAGGTCGTCTGGGGATCGGATGCGCCCGTGATCGTCGGCAAACTACCGATGCCATTGAACGGAACTCAACGCGTCGCGTTCGTCTTGCCTCGCAAATCCATTCCGCACATTGCCCTGCGCCGTATGATCGAAGCGAATCTTTTAATCGCGCAGGCGCTCAATGTCCCTCTGATCATCCGCGCCGACGCGAGTTACCTGCAATCCATCGAGGCGTTGCGCGTCGCCATGGAGACAGACTATCCCGTCAGCGTTGAACCGTTGAAAGACCAACTCAAACCTGCCGCGCTCGAACAGGAAAGCGTCAGCAGTTTCATCGTCGTGCCGGGATTCGGCTCGCGCAAACGAGTTGCGGACACGCTGGGCAACCTCCCCGAACAACTCGCCGCCTCGTTTGAAGGCAATCTGGCGATTTTGCATTTTGATCGATAG
- a CDS encoding prenyltransferase — protein MPLHLLLTALTYTFGASIADYLGKPFLAAPFWLGLLVVLLAQTTMSLLPEVFRLDAEPLLENETRSKRQILRNNHLYTSLACIVIIALTAYILFANNALPLSTFFFLLLSLAIVFTHSLPPFRFVNRGAGEFLLAIQLAYVIPSIAFTLQADKTHRFLVLAIPLTLLAFSYFIARNFQSFAQDQKYNRVTFLTRLGWERVVPLHHLFVLLAYFLFTMSPLFGISLSLIWSVFLTFPFALFQIFLLRNISLGAKPNWTLLHAAALAVFGLATYFLTLTFWLR, from the coding sequence ATGCCCCTCCACCTCCTCCTCACCGCCCTCACCTACACCTTCGGCGCAAGCATCGCCGACTACCTCGGCAAACCATTCCTCGCCGCTCCGTTCTGGTTAGGACTGCTGGTCGTCCTCCTCGCGCAAACGACAATGAGTCTCTTGCCCGAAGTCTTTCGCTTGGACGCGGAACCTCTGCTCGAAAACGAGACTCGCTCCAAGCGACAGATCCTCCGCAATAATCATCTTTACACATCATTGGCATGTATCGTCATCATTGCCCTAACCGCGTACATCCTCTTTGCCAATAACGCCCTCCCACTTTCCACTTTCTTCTTTCTTCTCCTCTCCCTCGCCATCGTCTTCACACACTCCCTCCCTCCCTTCCGCTTCGTCAATCGCGGCGCGGGGGAATTTCTCCTCGCCATTCAACTCGCTTATGTGATTCCCTCCATCGCCTTCACGCTTCAAGCGGACAAAACTCATCGCTTCCTCGTCCTCGCCATTCCACTGACCCTCCTTGCCTTTTCCTATTTCATTGCGCGAAACTTTCAATCCTTTGCGCAAGATCAAAAATACAACCGCGTCACTTTCCTCACGCGCCTCGGCTGGGAGCGCGTTGTGCCTCTGCATCATCTCTTCGTCTTGCTCGCGTATTTTCTCTTTACCATGTCGCCGCTCTTCGGCATCTCGCTTTCATTGATCTGGTCTGTGTTCCTCACGTTCCCCTTTGCCCTCTTTCAAATTTTCCTCCTGCGCAACATCAGCCTCGGCGCCAAACCCAACTGGACTCTCCTCCACGCCGCCGCGCTCGCCGTCTTCGGACTCGCCACCTACTTTCTGACTCTCACCTTCTGGCTCCGCTGA
- a CDS encoding maleylpyruvate isomerase N-terminal domain-containing protein: MSEINELADKLKSEGEKFYSIFAGLSDEQWQAEVYTEGATWSVRNVLSHFVTSERGLVKLFERIRTTGEGASDDFSIDRYNATQQERTRDLPPRELLEQYKEVRSNSVAWVAGLNEEELEIEGRHPFLGMTKIRDMIKMLYIHNQNHYRDMKKVLKP; the protein is encoded by the coding sequence ATGTCCGAAATAAACGAACTTGCCGACAAATTAAAATCCGAGGGCGAAAAGTTTTATTCCATCTTCGCGGGCTTGAGCGACGAGCAATGGCAGGCGGAGGTCTACACCGAAGGCGCGACGTGGAGCGTCCGCAATGTGCTTTCGCACTTCGTCACCTCCGAGCGCGGACTGGTCAAACTCTTCGAGCGCATCCGTACGACTGGCGAGGGCGCCTCGGATGATTTTTCGATTGACCGCTATAACGCAACGCAACAAGAACGGACAAGAGACCTGCCGCCGCGCGAACTGCTGGAACAATATAAAGAAGTCCGCTCGAACTCTGTCGCGTGGGTGGCGGGGTTGAATGAGGAAGAACTTGAGATCGAAGGACGACATCCGTTTTTAGGCATGACCAAGATCCGCGATATGATCAAGATGTTGTACATCCACAACCAGAATCATTATCGTGATATGAAGAAAGTTCTAAAACCTTAA
- a CDS encoding proline dehydrogenase family protein: protein MLRNFLIYLSKAAWAQKMITSWGFAWRAASRFVAGDTANDAIRVVRELNARGINATLDQLGEHTSTAEEANASADSIVQVLQEIDKAGVKANVSIKLTQIGMGLDEETCRQNLVKILEQAKKSNNFIRIDMEDTPYTDITLAMYRSMLERGFTSNQVGLVQQAYLFRTEAEVRELLNSGARLRLVKGAYNEPPEKAFPKKADTDANYDLLAKVMIDATTAKENNSVSADGRTPPFIAIASHDDKRIDFAKKHAEKMNLPKNAIEFQMLYGIRRDLQERLVKDGYPVRVYVPFGAQWYPYFMRRLAERPANIWFFVSNYFRK, encoded by the coding sequence ATGCTGCGAAATTTTTTGATCTATCTTTCCAAAGCCGCCTGGGCGCAAAAAATGATCACGAGTTGGGGCTTTGCCTGGAGAGCCGCTTCGCGTTTTGTGGCGGGCGACACAGCCAATGACGCGATTCGCGTGGTGCGCGAATTGAACGCAAGGGGCATCAACGCCACGCTCGACCAGTTGGGCGAGCACACCTCCACCGCCGAAGAAGCGAACGCCTCGGCAGACTCCATTGTGCAAGTTTTACAGGAAATAGATAAAGCGGGGGTTAAAGCCAACGTCTCCATTAAATTGACTCAGATCGGCATGGGGCTGGACGAAGAAACCTGCCGCCAGAATCTCGTGAAGATCCTTGAACAGGCAAAGAAAAGCAATAACTTCATCCGCATTGACATGGAAGACACGCCCTATACCGACATTACGCTTGCGATGTATCGTTCCATGTTGGAGCGAGGCTTCACTTCGAATCAAGTTGGGTTGGTTCAACAAGCGTATCTGTTTCGCACAGAAGCCGAAGTCCGCGAACTGCTCAACAGCGGCGCGCGACTCCGTCTCGTCAAGGGCGCGTACAACGAGCCGCCCGAAAAAGCCTTCCCGAAAAAAGCCGACACCGACGCGAACTACGACTTGCTTGCCAAAGTGATGATCGACGCGACGACCGCGAAAGAAAATAATTCCGTCAGCGCCGATGGACGCACGCCGCCGTTCATTGCCATTGCCTCGCACGACGACAAGCGCATTGACTTTGCGAAGAAGCACGCCGAAAAAATGAACTTGCCGAAAAACGCCATCGAGTTTCAAATGTTGTACGGCATCCGCCGCGATCTGCAGGAGCGATTGGTGAAAGACGGTTATCCCGTCCGCGTGTATGTCCCGTTCGGGGCGCAATGGTATCCGTATTTCATGCGCCGTCTCGCTGAACGCCCCGCAAATATTTGGTTCTTTGTGTCAAACTATTTCAGGAAGTAA
- a CDS encoding GlsB/YeaQ/YmgE family stress response membrane protein, with product MTFIAWLIFGALAGWVASILTGKNRRMGPVANIVVGILGAFIGAGIMNTLGMAVPVGFSVMGFLVAVGGAVVMIGAMGLIRRG from the coding sequence ATCACTTTCATCGCATGGTTAATTTTTGGGGCATTGGCGGGATGGGTTGCCAGCATTCTCACGGGCAAGAACCGCAGGATGGGACCGGTGGCGAACATCGTCGTCGGTATCCTCGGGGCGTTCATCGGCGCGGGGATCATGAACACGTTGGGGATGGCTGTCCCTGTGGGGTTTAGTGTGATGGGATTTTTAGTCGCGGTAGGCGGCGCGGTCGTGATGATCGGGGCGATGGGGTTGATACGGCGCGGATGA
- a CDS encoding aspartate aminotransferase family protein, with the protein MRIPQTGLSKQEILSTLQAFKARDMDWKGGKVWCYVYDAGEDPSEVTKEAYASFLSENGLDPSVFPSILKLETDVARMVINLLRGDANAVGHLTSGGTESIMLAVKSARDKARVEKPQITHPEMIVPRNAHAAFHKAAHYLCVKPVVVDLDPKTLTVQASDMEGAVNENTILLVASAPSYSQGMIDPIAEIGAIAKKHNLLFHVDGCVGGLHLSFMRKLGYDIPDFDFTVDGVTSISTDLHKYGYAAKGCSVIMYRDRSIRKYQIFACTDTTGYTLINPTVLSSKSGGPMAGAWAVLNFLGEDGYKKIIQKVQDAAKKLMDGIDAMDELYVLGKPAMSMFSFASDSLNVYQLADEMGKRGWYLQGQFSTPAIPRNLHISVSQGNADNAELLLKDLKACVEIVKSKPPIDSEMIKSMIAATLQSPDPEAAFGQLAASAGLSGAELPTEMAFINEVLDNLPDELCNVFLVNYFNDLYV; encoded by the coding sequence ATGCGCATCCCACAAACAGGATTATCGAAGCAAGAGATACTCTCCACACTGCAAGCCTTCAAAGCGCGAGACATGGATTGGAAAGGCGGGAAGGTTTGGTGTTATGTCTACGACGCGGGGGAAGACCCGAGCGAAGTCACGAAAGAGGCGTACGCGTCCTTCCTGAGCGAAAACGGACTTGACCCGTCGGTGTTTCCGTCCATCTTGAAATTGGAAACCGATGTCGCGCGAATGGTCATCAATTTGCTGCGCGGCGATGCCAACGCGGTCGGTCACCTGACGAGCGGCGGAACCGAATCGATCATGTTGGCGGTCAAATCGGCGCGCGACAAGGCGCGGGTTGAAAAGCCGCAGATCACACATCCTGAAATGATCGTGCCAAGGAACGCTCATGCCGCCTTCCATAAAGCCGCGCACTATTTGTGCGTAAAGCCTGTGGTCGTCGATCTTGATCCAAAAACGCTTACGGTGCAAGCCAGCGACATGGAAGGAGCGGTCAATGAAAATACCATCTTATTGGTTGCTTCCGCGCCGAGTTATTCGCAAGGGATGATCGACCCGATCGCGGAGATCGGCGCCATCGCAAAAAAACACAATCTGTTATTTCACGTGGATGGATGCGTCGGCGGACTGCACCTTTCGTTCATGCGGAAATTGGGCTACGACATTCCCGATTTTGATTTCACGGTGGATGGCGTCACGTCCATTTCGACGGATTTGCATAAATACGGGTATGCCGCCAAGGGTTGTTCGGTCATCATGTACCGCGACAGGTCCATCCGCAAATACCAGATCTTCGCGTGCACCGATACGACTGGATACACGTTGATCAACCCGACCGTGTTGAGTTCCAAGTCTGGCGGACCGATGGCGGGGGCTTGGGCGGTTCTGAATTTTCTGGGCGAAGACGGTTATAAAAAGATCATTCAAAAAGTTCAGGATGCCGCAAAAAAGTTAATGGACGGGATCGACGCCATGGACGAGTTGTACGTCTTGGGCAAACCCGCCATGAGCATGTTTTCCTTCGCCTCCGATTCGCTGAACGTCTATCAACTGGCGGATGAGATGGGCAAACGCGGCTGGTACTTGCAGGGACAGTTCTCCACGCCCGCGATTCCCCGCAACTTGCACATCTCGGTCAGCCAAGGGAACGCGGATAACGCCGAGCTGCTGCTCAAGGATTTGAAAGCATGCGTTGAGATCGTGAAGTCCAAGCCGCCGATCGATTCAGAGATGATCAAAAGCATGATCGCCGCGACACTGCAAAGCCCAGACCCCGAGGCGGCATTCGGTCAACTCGCCGCCAGCGCGGGACTCTCCGGCGCGGAGCTCCCGACTGAGATGGCGTTCATCAATGAAGTCTTGGACAATCTACCCGACGAGTTATGTAACGTGTTTTTGGTCAATTACTTTAATGACCTGTATGTGTAG
- a CDS encoding serine hydrolase, whose protein sequence is MRNRSSIPVLRGVSIGLLSVALVLVVIGLIGYSRQRNNYPAGMTIAGVPVGGVTPQIASERVLQVYSSPIEVTYNNSSIQIAPSVVGFELDMDSMIAAADLGRTGGSFWGGFWNYLWQRQPAPVDIPLSATIDEVQLTAYLQNEISARYDQPPTPPQPVPGTTTFLPGEPGTILDIDRAVRLIEDILRSPSNRKVSLSFQKSVAARPTFQNLEILLQQNIDVAEFDGVIGLYLFDLQNGQEIHFAMDKGQVISTNPDVPFTASSTVKIPIMVSYFIKNGSAALEPASSELILDMIRKSENPPADRLMESLDEFRGPLIVTDDMRKIGLENTFLAGFFCSAQFPCPLLERISTPANQRADVVTDPDSFNQTTPSDAGMLLTDIYQCATENGGALVAAFPDKINSQICQQMINFLVLDKIGVLIEAGVPEGTQVAHKHGWITEPSTGVIKNISDAAIVYTPGGNYVLVIYAYHPEQTIWEPVSGLFAQLSQTVYNFYNLPTQ, encoded by the coding sequence GTGAGAAACAGAAGTTCGATACCGGTCTTGCGCGGCGTTTCCATCGGATTGTTATCCGTCGCGTTGGTCCTGGTGGTGATTGGCTTGATCGGATACAGTCGCCAGCGGAATAACTATCCCGCCGGTATGACGATCGCAGGCGTGCCCGTTGGCGGCGTGACGCCGCAAATTGCATCGGAACGCGTATTGCAAGTATACTCATCGCCCATCGAAGTTACTTACAATAATTCGAGCATTCAAATTGCGCCCTCGGTGGTCGGCTTCGAACTCGACATGGATTCGATGATCGCCGCCGCCGACCTGGGGCGCACGGGCGGTTCCTTCTGGGGTGGGTTTTGGAACTACCTGTGGCAGCGCCAGCCCGCCCCGGTCGATATCCCCTTAAGCGCCACCATCGACGAAGTTCAACTCACTGCGTATCTACAAAATGAAATTTCCGCGCGCTACGATCAACCACCGACGCCGCCTCAGCCTGTTCCTGGAACTACAACATTCCTGCCCGGCGAACCCGGAACCATTCTCGACATCGACCGCGCTGTGCGCCTGATCGAGGATATCCTGCGTTCGCCTTCCAACCGAAAAGTATCCCTCTCGTTTCAAAAAAGCGTTGCCGCCAGGCCCACCTTTCAAAACCTCGAAATCCTGCTTCAACAAAATATCGACGTCGCGGAATTCGACGGCGTGATCGGTCTATATCTCTTCGACCTGCAAAATGGACAGGAAATCCACTTTGCCATGGACAAGGGTCAAGTCATCTCTACCAATCCCGATGTGCCCTTCACGGCGTCGAGTACTGTAAAAATCCCGATCATGGTTTCGTATTTCATCAAGAACGGGAGCGCGGCGCTGGAGCCAGCCTCCTCCGAACTCATTCTCGACATGATTCGCAAATCCGAAAACCCGCCTGCCGATCGGCTAATGGAAAGCCTCGACGAGTTCCGCGGTCCGCTCATCGTCACCGACGATATGCGCAAAATTGGCTTGGAAAACACCTTCCTCGCCGGGTTCTTTTGCAGCGCCCAGTTTCCCTGCCCACTCCTTGAAAGAATCAGCACACCCGCGAACCAACGCGCCGATGTGGTCACGGATCCCGATTCCTTCAACCAGACCACCCCGTCAGACGCGGGTATGTTACTCACCGACATCTATCAATGCGCCACAGAAAATGGGGGCGCGCTCGTTGCGGCATTCCCCGATAAGATCAACAGCCAGATCTGCCAGCAGATGATCAATTTTCTCGTCTTGGACAAGATCGGCGTGCTCATCGAAGCCGGCGTGCCGGAAGGCACCCAGGTGGCGCACAAACACGGCTGGATCACCGAACCCAGCACAGGCGTTATTAAAAACATCAGCGACGCCGCCATCGTGTACACGCCCGGCGGAAATTACGTCCTCGTCATTTACGCCTATCATCCGGAGCAAACTATTTGGGAGCCGGTCTCCGGGCTCTTCGCTCAATTATCACAAACAGTTTACAACTTTTACAACCTGCCCACCCAGTAG
- a CDS encoding molybdopterin molybdenumtransferase MoeA → MPEFLTLLPPDEARARLLSHLPAGTVDSEPVNVIASVGRVLAEDIHAPHSLPEFERSTVDGYAVRARDTFGASDSQPAYLTLIGEAPMGVAPAFEIEPGQCALIHTGGMLPGGADAVAMLEYSQKTREVSKDLAGLSQEIEIFRAVAEGENVIRVGEDVVAGQAILPKGRVMRPAEIGGLLALGITSARVGRLVRVGLISTGDEIVDPSQHPHAGQVRDVNSYTLSALIEKSGGVAKRFGIIRDQFEALKDAAARALSECDMVVITAGSSASTRDMTADVIRSLGEPGALVHGINTRPGKPTILGVCDGKAVIGLPGNPVSALVNGYLFVLPVIEKLLGALPRPKPTVPARLTVNLPSQAGREDWCPVNLIVNRQSSIVNYEADPVFGKSNLIFTLANADGLLRIPPDATGLSAGELVEVILI, encoded by the coding sequence ATGCCCGAATTCCTGACTCTCCTCCCGCCCGATGAAGCCCGCGCCCGCCTCCTCTCGCATCTCCCCGCAGGGACAGTTGATTCGGAACCCGTCAACGTTATCGCATCGGTGGGCCGCGTTCTCGCGGAAGACATCCACGCGCCGCATTCACTGCCGGAGTTTGAACGCTCAACCGTTGACGGCTACGCCGTCCGCGCGCGAGACACCTTCGGCGCGTCCGATTCACAGCCCGCATATTTGACGCTCATCGGCGAAGCGCCGATGGGCGTCGCGCCCGCCTTTGAGATCGAGCCGGGTCAGTGCGCGTTGATCCACACCGGCGGCATGTTGCCAGGCGGCGCAGACGCGGTGGCGATGTTGGAATATTCGCAAAAGACCCGTGAGGTCTCCAAAGACCTCGCGGGTCTATCGCAAGAAATCGAAATCTTCCGCGCGGTGGCGGAGGGGGAGAACGTCATCCGCGTGGGCGAGGACGTGGTTGCGGGTCAGGCGATCCTGCCGAAAGGGCGGGTGATGCGTCCCGCCGAAATTGGCGGACTGCTCGCGCTGGGGATCACCTCCGCGCGCGTAGGCAGATTAGTACGGGTTGGGTTGATCTCAACAGGAGATGAAATTGTTGATCCGAGTCAACATCCACACGCGGGACAAGTGCGCGACGTCAACTCGTATACATTGTCCGCGCTGATCGAAAAAAGCGGGGGCGTGGCAAAACGCTTCGGGATTATCCGCGACCAGTTCGAGGCGTTGAAAGACGCGGCGGCGCGGGCGTTATCCGAATGCGACATGGTCGTCATCACCGCGGGGTCGTCCGCCTCCACGCGCGACATGACCGCCGACGTCATCCGCTCGTTGGGCGAACCCGGCGCGCTCGTTCATGGGATCAACACCCGCCCCGGCAAACCGACTATTTTAGGCGTGTGCGACGGCAAAGCCGTGATCGGACTGCCCGGCAATCCCGTCAGCGCGTTGGTGAACGGCTATTTATTCGTCCTGCCGGTGATCGAAAAATTATTGGGCGCGTTGCCAAGACCAAAACCAACTGTGCCTGCGCGCCTCACAGTAAATTTGCCGTCGCAAGCAGGCCGTGAAGATTGGTGTCCCGTGAATTTGATCGTCAATCGTCAATCGTCAATCGTCAATTACGAGGCTGACCCCGTCTTCGGAAAATCGAATTTGATCTTCACGCTGGCAAACGCCGACGGCTTGTTGCGGATCCCGCCGGACGCGACGGGGTTGAGCGCGGGCGAACTGGTCGAGGTGATATTGATATGA